The Polyodon spathula isolate WHYD16114869_AA chromosome 21, ASM1765450v1, whole genome shotgun sequence genome contains the following window.
gccaCCCCAATATCTCAATGCAAGTACGAACCTGCGCACTGAATTGCACTCTTAAAGGACTGGTTAGTGATAGAAACATCAACATAGTGCctgtaaaaaaaattctaatttgtCCTTTTAGCAAGCATGTCAACATGATACAACAGTTTGCTATCTGCTTCACAGCCACCCCATCTTAGCTTCTGGGTGACCATACATTGACTTTCTTTAAGAAAgggcaaaaaaacattttatgtttctttaaaCAAGGCACAGCTTTAGCAAACACCAATTGTACAGACATGCCTTGCTGGTATGTACCTCTATATACAGATTTAGGGTTCACAAGCTGTACTTTTAAGGCAGAGAGTAAAGAAAATGTTAGGAAAATAAAATTCAGCAAGCTTCATGCAGAACACTGTTGAATTGcctgtcagtttttttgtttgtgtgtattattatttcagtataATACAGCAATACCAGTCCTCAGAGTCCTCAAACTCCAAGCCTGTATTGCACAGCATCCGGTCTGGTGCAGTTTGAGTAGGAGCCTCAGGGCACAGAGAGGTCATGGCAGGATTTTGACTTCTGTTTAAAggccatttttttgttgtttttggccACTAGGCGGCCCAGGAAGCGTTTGGCCTTCTTGCCGATGCTCTCCCGCCGCTTGCTGTTGGCCAGGCGCCGTGCGTTGTCCTCCTTGCTGTCTTTCCGCAGGCGGATCTGCCTCACGATACCCTCAAACAGGGCCTGCACATTGTGGTGGAGAGACGCCGACGTCTCGATGAACTTGCAGTCGAAAACCACGGCGCACGCCCTTCCCTCTGAAAAGAGAACAACAGTGATCAGTGACACAATCTTCACTCATTCATTAACACCCACATCCTCCCCAAGGTGTTGCAGGCTTACTAATCACTGTTACAGCTTGGGAATGCTACAAATAGGACGATTAGGGCTGATATGTATTCTCCTTTAACAATTGAATTAGTACATGGTGCCCCCAGTGGTTAAATGCTGTCACTGCAAAAGGAAGATAAATCTGTACTTTCCAGTTAGAGGTTCTTGTCTCTGTGGTTTTATGCGTATTTCTTTAAACCCGCATGATGCAGATCTCAGTAGCCGTTCAAGCAGTATTCAAATCCAAGCAAAAAGATGGTAGGAATGATCCTGGTATTGTGTGACTCAATATACTACAGAACTGTGGCACactaaatttttcttttttttaagttttgactGGTATTTACAAACTTAAACAAGCTTTCTGAGACCCCCTCAGTAACAGACAGAGGAAGTAAGGGAGCAGGATTTGCATTCTTTCATTCGCAGTATACTAGAGAACATTACTGCACTGGTTCCTCTGCATTTTAATATCTGTCCATCTCCTGAACTTGTATACATAACGCTCCCACACTTGTATATGTTATAGAGTCATGTTAGTACTGAGCTATCCTGCCTATCTCCCTGTATGCAGAGTGTTGCTACAGTAGAAGCTGGCGTGTGCTGCAGCGCTTACCTTCCACAGAGACCTCTCGCGAGCGGACCAGGTCACTCTTGTTTCCCACCAGGATGATGGGGATATTCTCGGACTGCCGGGCTCTCCGCAGCTGGATCCTCAGCTCCGAAGCCTTCTCGAAGCTGGCCTTGTCTGTCACGGAATACACAATGATGTAGGCGTCGCCTATCTTCATACACTGGTCCTGCAGCCAGTGGCTGTTGTCCTGCGGGAAAGAATGAAAAGTCAGTGATTAGGAAGTGTGGTCATTATTATATAGCATGGTGCTGTATTCCTCACATGCTCACAAACTTCTTGGGATCTTTTTCTCTACTTTTCAATATGACAAATACAGgtttaaaaactactgtataatatTAAATTTATTATGTTCTCTATAGCAGTACCGCTACTACCACGACTACTCCTACTAATACCAATAATAATGAAGCCCAGCATGTATAGTATATGTTTATAGTATTTATGTATTGgttaatataaaactataaaaagagAATGTTTAATTTGTGATTGGGCTGCTTTGGAACTTGTTACCAACACTGTGTAGGTGTGATTGTATTTTATACTGTGTGAACCAACCAATGATCGTTTGAGATAGTGTAGTGATTTGATTTTTGGAGTTGGAGGAATCTGGATATGGTTGCAAACAGTGTTAGAGAGTTTAAAATGACACCATTTACTGATTGAATCTTACCTGTTCCCATATATCGTATAAAACAATGGAAGCCTCCTCGTCATCAACAATGACTGATCTGTCGTATGTGTTTCCTGAAGGTAAAGAAAGACGGATACAGATGCAGTCAGTGGAGGACTTGAATTAGAATGAGCTAATGTATCAATTATAGAAGATCATTAGGCAGCCTGCATCTGGACAAGAGCTGATAACACCTGCAGAGAAGGCAGCCCTAATCTTAAAAGGGGCTCTGTTGCATGCACGGTATCTCCAcgcatttatttttccattcattatctttgttgttgcgCTATAAACAGCATTATCTAACCTGAGGGGATCTGGCTAAATATAAACTAAGCTCTCTCTTATCACCTTGCTGTCTTCCTAGACTTAGACACAAACACATGAAATGTTAATTTTAGTATTGTATTCATGTGCCATATTATGGACTCAGAAAATTCTCTTTAGACAAACtgataacattttgcaaatagtCCAGTGCTAAAAGTACTCTATATTTGCTAGCGTATGCATACCGGTGTATTTCATTATGCAACATGTTTACAAGtcaacacacaaatacattttttggtcactgacttttttgttgttaatatacACAGTGGTGGGTTATACGCTATCATTGCAGAAATAACGCGTAAAAGACTGTCGTGTCCTCTACTTACTAGCGcatggagatttaaaaaaaaacaatgcctgtctgtctctcaccAGCTTCTTCGCAATCGTGGGTGTCTTCGATCCCACCGAATATCCGAGCCAGGCTGGACTTGCCCACTGCCTGCTCGCCCAATAGCACCACTTTGTAGACTTGTCCCTCTGTGTCACTGCCGGAGGAGATGACAGAATCTGACGAGTCGGAGACCCAGCTGTCTCTGTGCTGCTCGTCGGGGCTGTATGAGGTACACCGGACCAGGTTGGACAGCTCTCCCAGCTGCAGGGTGGGCATCGCGGACTTCAGATCCCGCTCGTCTACCGGCATGCTTCTCCTGTGCAGATGCTGGTTCATTGGGAAAGGCATGCTGCTCCGCCTCTTGTCCAGATTCCGCAGCCTGTCACCTTTATTCAGAGTCATTCTTTTTCtggtactacaaaaaaaataaaaaataaatttaaataaataaataatatatattaaaagttcTACATTAGGATGTCTGTTCCTTGCACATGCTAATTCCAGATGTAAAGCCACTGAAATGAAAGTCTATGGGGGACATGATAATGATACCATCATGTAGTTCGATTGCCTGGctagctattaaaaaaaaaaaaaaaaaagtatttataatattatttacacaaaccaaTACGTAATAGTGTACTAATCCCATGTAAACGGTTCCTTACACACGTGTGCTGTTCaacatgttactgtaataaaactATATTTACATCACTGTTTccaaaatactgcattatacAGCCGTTCTTTACACTGAGAGATATATCTGAATTGGCTTTGTTCAAGTTCAATAATACACAAGTTATTGAACGTGCATGCACAACAACTTCGCAATTTCAATAATGCACCACATCGATCTATAATAAAATATCAATCTAtaataatacaactttttttttttttttttttttaacagttaacgTATTATGCAATTAAAACTGCCTAcgaaatacagaaaaaaacagaagaaattcCCGATGAAAAACCTACATTTCAGAAATAAATCCTTGGATTTTCTTTCTTAGGGGTATCCTTTGTTATGTGCACTTTCAATAAATAAAGCGATGCTGTAGGTATCGTTATAGGTCTTCTCTGCTAAGCGAACACAGCTACTGCCTCTCCGGCTGCCAGTTTCAGTTTGGCCGAAGTGAAGCGCTGAGCCGCTATTTATCTTTCAGTCAGCCGCGTGACGTCAGCTACCGGGGGAATCATAACTCTACAACTGCGTTGGGACCGAATCAGCGCAGACAGATAGAATTTCACTGTCTGATCAATGAGATGCGCTTCAAAAATAGAGTTTATCATCCTGGTGCGCTCGCTGACTGAGTAGTGATTATAGTAGTGATCATATGGCATTGATTTTACCCTTTATCTTTCTTTTAAAGTGTTGCATTCATCggattttccagtcttttacatcgttgttaatgttatttatcatatttttccaccattaagaaaatagtatgcaaatatttatcatattatgcaatacattgggtcctgtaattttattttacttgtgcaacttcgCGGTGAGGatttatttt
Protein-coding sequences here:
- the LOC121296324 gene encoding GTP-binding protein RAD-like, whose product is MTLNKGDRLRNLDKRRSSMPFPMNQHLHRRSMPVDERDLKSAMPTLQLGELSNLVRCTSYSPDEQHRDSWVSDSSDSVISSGSDTEGQVYKVVLLGEQAVGKSSLARIFGGIEDTHDCEEAGNTYDRSVIVDDEEASIVLYDIWEQDNSHWLQDQCMKIGDAYIIVYSVTDKASFEKASELRIQLRRARQSENIPIILVGNKSDLVRSREVSVEEGRACAVVFDCKFIETSASLHHNVQALFEGIVRQIRLRKDSKEDNARRLANSKRRESIGKKAKRFLGRLVAKNNKKMAFKQKSKSCHDLSVP